The Gemmatimonadota bacterium genome window below encodes:
- a CDS encoding TolC family protein: protein MKPIRPTRWWSSLLLVLAAPLQAQSTLPSPLPLEEALDLARRHSPVYAQVRNDLDAAAWQVRSAYASWIPSFNVGGGIGWQGVGDQSFGAITAGQLGLADQPSYLTSSYSLSSNLQINGRTLLAPSQAKAEQNASEASVRSGAAQLDFAITQAYLAVLRAEQGRTLAAQELERARFNARLAQARRDVGAASQLDVAQAEVAVGRAQVNLLQSETTLHTARLRLAQGVGLPLGDTLVLPSSFELAEPVWSEDELYQAAIDGNPGLAALRANEEASDVGVRMARTEYLPSLSLSASIGGFARQASNTTSLIQGAMSQANQQIDQCEALNELFRRLTDPLPTEDCTRFAFTDTQRQAIESSNDVFPFDFTRNAPSLSLSLSLPVFQGLNRQRQVEVARVQRDDLRWRIREQELQLQTDIAAGLAAVRNGYAGALIEQRNQEYASEQLRLAQEQYRIGSVSFIDLVEAETVKAQADRALIDAVFTYHENLASLESLVGTSLRSR, encoded by the coding sequence ATGAAGCCGATCCGGCCCACCCGCTGGTGGTCCTCGCTGTTGCTCGTGCTTGCGGCACCGCTGCAGGCCCAGAGCACCCTTCCTTCGCCGCTGCCCCTGGAGGAGGCGCTGGACCTGGCCCGCCGGCACAGCCCGGTCTACGCCCAGGTCCGCAACGACCTCGACGCCGCCGCCTGGCAGGTGCGCTCGGCCTACGCGTCCTGGATCCCCTCGTTCAACGTCGGGGGAGGCATCGGCTGGCAGGGGGTGGGGGACCAGTCGTTCGGGGCCATCACGGCCGGGCAGCTCGGGCTCGCGGACCAGCCGTCGTACCTCACGTCCAGCTACAGCCTGAGCAGCAACCTGCAGATCAACGGCCGCACGCTCCTGGCGCCGTCGCAGGCCAAGGCGGAGCAGAACGCCAGCGAGGCGTCGGTCCGGTCGGGGGCAGCCCAACTCGACTTCGCCATCACGCAGGCCTATCTGGCCGTGCTGCGCGCCGAACAGGGCCGGACGCTCGCGGCCCAGGAGCTCGAGCGCGCCCGGTTCAACGCCCGCCTGGCCCAGGCCCGCCGCGACGTGGGCGCCGCCTCGCAGCTCGACGTGGCCCAGGCGGAGGTCGCGGTGGGGCGCGCACAGGTGAACCTGCTGCAGTCGGAGACCACGTTGCACACCGCCCGGTTGCGGTTGGCCCAGGGCGTGGGACTGCCGCTCGGGGATACGCTCGTGCTCCCCTCGTCCTTCGAGCTCGCCGAGCCCGTGTGGAGCGAGGACGAGCTCTATCAGGCAGCCATCGACGGCAATCCCGGGCTGGCGGCCCTGCGGGCCAACGAGGAGGCCTCCGACGTGGGCGTCCGGATGGCCCGCACCGAATACCTGCCGAGCCTCTCGCTGTCGGCCAGCATCGGCGGCTTTGCCCGGCAGGCCTCCAACACCACCAGCCTGATCCAGGGCGCCATGTCGCAGGCCAACCAGCAGATCGACCAGTGCGAGGCGCTCAACGAGCTGTTCCGGCGCCTCACCGATCCGCTCCCCACGGAGGACTGCACCCGCTTCGCGTTCACGGACACGCAGCGTCAGGCCATCGAGTCGTCGAACGACGTCTTCCCGTTCGACTTCACCCGCAACGCACCGTCCCTCTCGCTGTCCTTGAGCCTGCCCGTCTTCCAGGGTCTCAATCGCCAGCGCCAGGTCGAGGTGGCGCGCGTGCAGCGCGACGACCTGCGCTGGCGCATCCGCGAGCAGGAGCTCCAGCTGCAGACGGACATCGCGGCGGGCCTGGCCGCCGTGCGCAACGGCTATGCCGGCGCCTTGATCGAGCAGCGCAACCAGGAGTACGCGAGCGAGCAGCTGCGACTCGCGCAGGAGCAGTACCGCATCGGGTCGGTCAGCTTCATCGATCTGGTGGAGGCGGAGACCGTGAAGGCCCAGGCGGACCGGGCCCTCATCGATGCCGTCTTCACCTACCACGAGAACCTGGCCAGCCTGGAGTCGCTGGTCGGCACCTCCCTCCGCAGCCGCTGA